A window of Polaribacter litorisediminis contains these coding sequences:
- a CDS encoding TlpA family protein disulfide reductase, whose translation MTKKIITFSGILFLLALISCNTANKDTITYFGGKIINPNSSHVVLYSMDKVIDTFALDSNNKFIGKIKNADEGVYYFMHGNENQHIYLEPEDSLMLRLNTWDFDESLVFAGKGAERNNILVDCFLENEKERKIFYQFNRLEPAIFKSKVDSLLAVKLETYKKYVLNHPDETKGFQDILKISLTYPTFSRLEKYPMMYAKYSENGNFPKMDASFYEYRNNIQINKDTLMYYPPFSQYIRNYLYNETYALGHAPMKSEYSSKFTLDLLKIIDHKITSENTKNAFLRQTVIGHFFNKSSCNANYKAFDSFFKLSTNDKDKKLVKNLMQDTKAVIIHTNLPDFKIIDYTNTHHSISKVIKDQSTLLFFWSPKFVSESYIVSRFKYLSNRYPNIKFIEIKIDGDKNDRIKNLDIKNQFYLDEKSDAHNFLTSKMPRSILIDKKGNVINGFASISSYNLTPFLNELNKN comes from the coding sequence ATGACAAAAAAAATAATTACTTTTTCAGGAATTCTTTTTTTATTAGCATTAATTAGCTGTAATACAGCTAATAAAGATACCATAACATATTTTGGAGGTAAAATTATTAATCCAAATTCTAGCCACGTTGTTCTGTATTCTATGGATAAGGTTATTGATACTTTTGCGCTAGATTCTAATAATAAATTTATTGGTAAAATTAAAAATGCTGATGAAGGAGTCTATTATTTTATGCATGGAAATGAAAATCAACATATTTATTTAGAGCCAGAGGATAGTTTAATGCTGCGACTTAATACTTGGGATTTTGATGAATCTTTAGTTTTTGCTGGGAAGGGAGCTGAAAGAAATAATATTTTAGTGGATTGCTTTTTAGAAAATGAAAAAGAAAGAAAAATCTTTTACCAATTCAATAGATTAGAACCTGCGATATTTAAAAGTAAAGTAGACTCCTTATTAGCTGTTAAATTAGAAACTTATAAAAAATATGTGTTAAATCACCCAGATGAAACTAAAGGTTTTCAAGATATTCTTAAAATTTCATTAACCTATCCAACGTTTTCAAGACTAGAAAAATATCCTATGATGTATGCCAAATATTCTGAAAATGGCAATTTCCCAAAGATGGATGCTTCTTTTTACGAGTATAGAAATAACATACAAATTAATAAAGATACTTTAATGTATTACCCTCCGTTTTCTCAATATATTAGAAATTATTTATATAATGAGACCTACGCTTTGGGGCATGCACCGATGAAAAGTGAATATTCTTCTAAATTTACGTTAGATCTATTGAAAATTATTGATCATAAAATAACCTCAGAAAATACTAAAAACGCCTTTTTAAGACAAACAGTTATAGGTCATTTCTTTAATAAATCTAGCTGTAACGCTAATTATAAAGCTTTTGATAGCTTTTTTAAATTATCAACAAATGATAAAGACAAAAAGCTTGTTAAAAATTTAATGCAAGATACGAAAGCTGTTATCATCCATACAAATTTACCAGATTTTAAGATTATTGATTACACAAATACGCATCATTCGATTTCAAAAGTTATTAAAGATCAAAGTACTTTATTATTTTTCTGGAGTCCAAAATTTGTATCGGAAAGTTATATCGTTTCCAGATTTAAGTACCTTTCTAATAGATATCCTAATATTAAATTTATTGAAATCAAAATCGATGGAGATAAAAATGATAGAATTAAAAATTTAGATATTAAAAATCAATTTTATCTTGACGAGAAAAGTGATGCGCACAATTTTTTAACAAGTAAAATGCCTCGTTCTATTTTAATTGATAAAAAAGGAAATGTCATAAACGGATTTGCTTCTATTTCATCTTATAATTTAACTCCTTTTCTTAACGAACTGAACAAAAACTAA
- a CDS encoding ABC-F family ATP-binding cassette domain-containing protein yields the protein MLSVSNLSVQFGKRILFDEVNTKFQQGNCYGIIGANGAGKSTFLKIISGKMDPTSGQVHLEKGKRMSVLSQDHNEFDDFPVLETVVMGNKELFSIKKEIDALYADYTDANAEKIGELQIVFEEMDGWNADSNAAAMLSNLGIKEELHYTLMKDLDGKQKVRVLIAQALFGNPDVLIMDEPTNDLDFETINWLENFLANFDNTVIVVSHDRHFLDSVCTHISDIDYGKINHYSGNYTFWYESSQLASKQRAQQNKKAEDKKKELEDFIRRFSANVAKSKQATSRKKMIEKLNVEDIKPSSRRYPAIIFDRDREAGDQILNIEGLSKELEGEKLFQDIHINLNKGDKIAVISRDSRAVNAFYQIITGNEKADSGKFSWGVTTTQSYLPLDNSSYFKDGNLNLVDWLRQYAQTEEEREEVFLRGFLGKMIFSGEEALKKSNVLSGGEKVRCMLSRMMMKRANILLLDEPTNHLDLESIQALNNSLINFKGTVLLSTHDHEFAQTVANRIIELTPKGVIDRYTTFDEYLEDPKIKELRNKMYS from the coding sequence ATGTTATCAGTTTCTAATTTATCGGTACAATTTGGCAAACGTATTTTATTCGATGAAGTAAATACCAAATTTCAACAAGGAAATTGCTATGGAATTATTGGAGCAAATGGGGCAGGAAAATCTACTTTTTTGAAAATTATTTCAGGAAAAATGGATCCTACCTCTGGGCAAGTTCATTTAGAAAAAGGAAAAAGAATGTCTGTGCTCTCTCAAGATCATAACGAATTTGATGATTTTCCTGTTTTAGAGACTGTTGTAATGGGGAATAAAGAGTTGTTTTCTATTAAAAAAGAGATAGATGCTTTATACGCTGATTATACGGATGCAAATGCAGAAAAAATTGGAGAACTTCAAATTGTTTTTGAAGAAATGGATGGTTGGAATGCAGATTCTAATGCCGCAGCAATGCTCTCTAATTTAGGTATTAAAGAAGAGTTGCATTATACATTAATGAAAGATTTAGATGGTAAACAAAAGGTACGTGTTTTAATTGCACAAGCACTTTTTGGAAATCCTGATGTTTTAATTATGGATGAGCCTACCAACGATTTAGATTTTGAAACAATTAATTGGTTAGAAAACTTCTTGGCAAATTTTGATAATACGGTCATTGTAGTATCACATGACAGACACTTTTTAGATTCAGTTTGTACACACATTTCTGATATTGATTATGGTAAAATAAATCATTATTCTGGTAATTATACTTTTTGGTATGAATCTAGTCAATTAGCATCAAAACAAAGAGCACAGCAGAACAAAAAAGCAGAAGATAAAAAGAAAGAACTAGAGGATTTTATTCGTCGTTTTTCTGCAAACGTTGCCAAGTCTAAACAAGCAACTTCTCGTAAAAAAATGATTGAAAAGTTAAATGTTGAGGATATTAAACCTTCTAGCAGACGTTACCCTGCTATTATTTTTGATCGTGATAGAGAGGCAGGAGATCAGATTTTGAATATAGAAGGTTTGAGCAAAGAATTAGAAGGAGAAAAATTATTTCAAGATATTCACATCAATTTAAATAAAGGAGATAAAATTGCGGTAATTTCAAGAGATTCTAGGGCTGTAAATGCATTTTATCAAATTATAACGGGTAATGAAAAAGCAGATTCTGGTAAATTTTCTTGGGGTGTTACCACAACTCAATCGTATTTACCTTTAGATAATTCGTCTTATTTTAAAGATGGAAATTTAAATTTAGTAGATTGGTTAAGACAGTATGCACAAACAGAAGAGGAACGAGAAGAAGTTTTCTTGAGGGGGTTTTTAGGGAAGATGATTTTTTCTGGAGAAGAAGCTTTAAAGAAAAGTAATGTTTTATCTGGGGGAGAAAAAGTGCGTTGTATGCTTTCTAGAATGATGATGAAAAGAGCTAATATTTTGTTATTAGATGAGCCTACAAATCATTTAGATTTAGAATCCATACAAGCTTTAAATAATTCTTTGATAAATTTTAAAGGAACGGTTTTATTATCTACACATGATCATGAATTTGCTCAGACAGTGGCAAATAGAATTATAGAATTAACACCTAAAGGGGTTATCGATAGGTATACAACTTTTGATGAATATTTAGAAGACCCGAAAATAAAGGAGTTAAGAAATAAAATGTATTCTTAA
- a CDS encoding hydrogen peroxide-inducible genes activator encodes MTITQLKYVLSVAEYQNFTVAADHSFVTQPTLSMQIQKLEDELDIKIFNRSKKPIELTEIGKKIVEQAKVIVDESNRILDIVHQQKGFIGGEFRLGIIPTIMPTLLPMFLHNFTKKYSKVKLIIEELTTEEIVKKLTDGHIDAAIAATPLENESIRERPLYYEPFVGLVPENHRLFKNKHISADELEMEDILLLEDGHCFKDSVINLCRTHKIDNKKGFQLESGSFDTLIKLSKEGLGMTLLPYLHTLDLNEKDKKHLREFHNPPPAREVSLIYHKSQLKMQLIEALKKTIDGVIRGAISFSDVKIISPIKK; translated from the coding sequence ATGACAATCACTCAATTAAAATATGTACTTTCTGTAGCCGAATACCAAAACTTTACGGTAGCTGCAGATCATAGTTTTGTAACGCAGCCAACATTGAGCATGCAAATTCAAAAATTAGAAGACGAACTCGATATTAAAATATTTAATCGATCTAAAAAGCCTATTGAACTCACGGAAATAGGAAAAAAAATAGTAGAACAAGCTAAAGTAATTGTTGATGAAAGTAATCGAATTTTAGATATTGTACATCAACAAAAAGGATTTATTGGAGGCGAATTTAGATTGGGAATTATCCCAACAATTATGCCGACTTTATTGCCCATGTTTTTGCATAATTTTACAAAAAAATATTCAAAAGTAAAATTAATTATTGAAGAATTAACAACAGAAGAAATTGTTAAAAAATTGACAGATGGTCATATAGATGCTGCCATCGCTGCAACTCCTTTAGAAAATGAATCTATTAGAGAAAGACCTTTATATTATGAACCTTTCGTAGGTTTGGTGCCTGAAAACCATCGACTTTTTAAAAACAAACACATTTCTGCGGATGAATTAGAAATGGAGGATATTTTATTGTTAGAAGATGGCCATTGTTTTAAAGACAGCGTTATTAATTTATGCAGAACTCATAAAATTGATAATAAAAAAGGTTTTCAATTAGAAAGTGGAAGTTTCGATACACTTATAAAACTTTCTAAAGAAGGTTTAGGAATGACGCTACTGCCCTACCTACATACTTTAGATTTAAATGAAAAAGATAAAAAACATTTGCGTGAGTTTCACAACCCACCGCCTGCAAGAGAAGTGAGTTTAATTTATCATAAATCGCAATTAAAAATGCAATTAATTGAAGCTTTAAAGAAAACAATTGATGGTGTTATTAGAGGTGCCATTTCTTTTTCTGATGTCAAAATTATTAGTCCTATTAAGAAATAA
- a CDS encoding Dps family protein, translating into MNKTILGLNQQENLILVDKLNGLLANFQIYYQNLRGLHWNIKGKNFFELHVKFEEFYTDSQVKIDDIAERILTLQGKPLHTFLDYINNSSVLVGKGISNDIEAVELVVNSLSELLKIERDILKISDEANDEGTNSMMSDFIAEQEKTIWMLNSWLGR; encoded by the coding sequence ATGAACAAAACAATTTTAGGATTAAACCAACAAGAAAATCTAATTTTAGTTGATAAATTAAATGGGTTATTAGCTAATTTTCAAATATATTATCAGAATTTAAGAGGATTACACTGGAACATCAAAGGTAAAAATTTCTTTGAATTACACGTTAAATTTGAAGAATTTTATACAGATTCACAAGTTAAAATTGATGATATCGCAGAACGAATTTTAACCTTACAAGGCAAGCCTCTGCATACATTTTTAGATTATATAAATAATTCTTCGGTACTTGTAGGCAAAGGTATTTCTAATGATATTGAAGCTGTTGAATTAGTTGTAAATTCTTTATCCGAATTATTAAAAATAGAAAGAGATATATTAAAAATATCAGATGAAGCAAATGATGAGGGTACAAATTCTATGATGAGTGACTTTATTGCAGAACAGGAAAAAACTATTTGGATGTTAAATTCTTGGTTAGGTAGATAG
- a CDS encoding acyloxyacyl hydrolase: MIKRILYVLLGCISVVSFSQNKNKSVLKPIKIGFFYNYGVNENFIFDDPDYTLSVNTYKGQLFYKLGKIKNINFELMVQPQVQFLTHQLINEFYVTPDQENFQEKITEFTKAKTMNLYGLEFGLASKIKLTKKLDLQGTISLGFCYIHTRTERLAKGFTFIENFSIGFSHQIYKKMFLYIGSNFGHVSNLNFQKPNDGYNILGVEVGYSYLLF, translated from the coding sequence ATGATAAAACGAATTTTATATGTATTACTAGGTTGTATTTCAGTTGTATCTTTTAGTCAAAATAAAAATAAATCAGTTTTAAAACCAATCAAAATAGGATTCTTTTATAATTATGGCGTGAATGAAAATTTTATTTTTGATGACCCAGATTACACATTATCAGTAAATACATATAAAGGTCAATTATTTTACAAACTAGGTAAAATTAAAAATATTAATTTTGAGCTTATGGTACAACCCCAAGTTCAGTTTTTAACGCACCAACTTATAAATGAATTTTATGTTACACCCGATCAAGAAAATTTTCAGGAAAAAATAACTGAATTTACAAAAGCAAAAACTATGAATTTGTATGGTTTAGAATTTGGCCTTGCATCAAAAATAAAATTAACTAAAAAATTAGATTTACAAGGAACTATTAGTCTAGGCTTCTGTTACATTCATACAAGAACAGAGCGTTTAGCAAAGGGGTTTACGTTTATTGAAAATTTTTCAATCGGATTTTCTCATCAAATTTATAAAAAAATGTTTCTTTATATTGGTAGTAACTTTGGGCATGTTTCTAATTTAAATTTTCAGAAACCCAATGATGGATATAATATTTTAGGCGTGGAAGTTGGCTACTCTTATCTGCTATTTTAG
- a CDS encoding 3-hydroxybutyryl-CoA dehydrogenase, with translation MKNIAVIGAGTMGNGIAHTFAQFNYKVHLIDISKAALEKGIATVTKNLDRMVAKEKITEADKTITLNNITTFTAISKGVKNVDMVIEAATENAELKSKIFKELDEICDEKTILATNTSSISITKIAAVTKRPDKVIGMHFMNPVPIMKLVEIIRGYNTTDEVMNFTVELSKKIGKIPVEVNDYPGFVANRILMPMINESIETLYNGVAGVAEIDTVMKLGMAHPMGPLQLADFIGLDVCLSILNVMYDGFKNPKYAPCPLLVNMVMARKLGVKSGEGFYDYSENRKAEKVAAMFTKL, from the coding sequence ATGAAAAACATCGCAGTAATTGGCGCCGGGACCATGGGAAATGGGATTGCCCACACATTTGCCCAATTTAATTACAAGGTTCATTTAATTGATATTTCTAAAGCAGCTTTAGAAAAAGGAATTGCAACCGTAACCAAAAACTTGGACAGAATGGTGGCAAAAGAAAAAATAACTGAAGCTGATAAAACGATTACTTTAAATAATATTACCACTTTTACTGCAATAAGTAAAGGTGTTAAAAATGTTGATATGGTGATTGAAGCAGCTACTGAAAATGCGGAATTAAAATCGAAAATTTTTAAAGAGTTAGATGAAATTTGCGATGAGAAAACCATTTTAGCGACCAATACATCCTCTATTTCGATTACTAAAATTGCTGCCGTAACAAAAAGACCTGATAAAGTAATTGGAATGCATTTTATGAATCCTGTGCCAATTATGAAATTGGTTGAGATTATTCGAGGCTATAATACCACTGATGAAGTGATGAACTTTACAGTTGAATTATCAAAAAAAATAGGCAAAATTCCTGTGGAGGTAAATGATTATCCAGGTTTTGTGGCAAACAGAATTTTAATGCCTATGATTAACGAATCTATTGAAACGTTATACAATGGTGTTGCCGGTGTTGCAGAAATTGATACTGTAATGAAATTAGGAATGGCACATCCAATGGGGCCCCTTCAGTTGGCAGATTTTATTGGTTTAGATGTTTGTTTATCAATTTTAAATGTGATGTACGATGGTTTTAAAAATCCTAAATATGCACCATGTCCGTTATTGGTAAATATGGTAATGGCCAGAAAATTAGGCGTAAAATCTGGCGAAGGTTTTTATGATTATTCTGAAAATAGAAAGGCTGAAAAAGTAGCGGCCATGTTTACAAAATTATAA
- a CDS encoding Gfo/Idh/MocA family protein — protein MLRVGVLGAGHLGKIHLRLLAQSKKYELIGFYDPSSENANEVVKNFGYKSFNSIDELIDAVDVVDIVTPTLSHFDCAKNAIEKGRHIFIEKPITNTVLEAEAIKTLASQYHVKGQVGHVERFNPAFIAVKDKINNPMFIETHRLAEFNPRGTDVPVVLDLMIHDIDIILSVVKSKVKNVHASGISVISKTPDIANARIEFENGCVANLTASRISMKNMRKTRFFQKDAYISVNFLSKESEVVRMKDVPENPDEFAMILQNDEGVKKQIYFENPEVTNNNAILDELETFADAIHNNTKPIVTLANGAEALRVAQWVIDCFKTEKDFNF, from the coding sequence ATGTTAAGAGTTGGGGTTTTAGGAGCAGGTCATTTAGGTAAAATTCATCTTCGTTTACTAGCGCAATCAAAAAAATATGAATTGATAGGGTTTTACGATCCTTCTTCGGAAAATGCCAACGAAGTTGTTAAAAATTTTGGCTACAAGTCTTTTAATTCTATTGATGAATTAATCGATGCTGTTGATGTTGTAGATATTGTAACACCTACGTTGTCTCATTTTGATTGTGCTAAAAATGCCATCGAAAAAGGGCGTCATATTTTTATTGAAAAGCCAATTACCAATACCGTTTTAGAAGCAGAAGCTATTAAAACACTAGCAAGTCAATATCATGTAAAAGGTCAAGTTGGTCATGTAGAGCGTTTTAACCCTGCTTTTATTGCTGTTAAAGATAAAATAAACAATCCTATGTTTATTGAAACTCATAGATTGGCTGAATTTAATCCAAGAGGAACAGATGTTCCAGTAGTTTTAGATTTAATGATCCATGACATAGATATCATACTTTCGGTTGTAAAATCTAAAGTAAAAAATGTACATGCTAGTGGTATATCTGTTATCTCAAAAACTCCAGATATTGCCAATGCTCGCATAGAATTTGAAAACGGCTGTGTGGCAAATTTAACGGCAAGCAGAATTTCCATGAAAAATATGCGTAAAACACGTTTTTTTCAAAAGGATGCCTATATTTCCGTGAATTTTTTAAGCAAAGAATCTGAGGTGGTGCGCATGAAGGATGTTCCTGAAAACCCAGATGAATTTGCTATGATTTTACAAAATGATGAAGGTGTTAAAAAACAAATCTATTTTGAAAATCCAGAAGTAACCAATAATAACGCTATTTTAGATGAATTAGAAACGTTTGCTGACGCCATTCATAACAATACAAAACCTATTGTTACTTTAGCCAATGGCGCAGAAGCTTTAAGAGTTGCGCAATGGGTAATCGATTGTTTTAAAACAGAAAAAGATTTTAATTTTTAG
- a CDS encoding protein-L-isoaspartate(D-aspartate) O-methyltransferase, translated as MKNTAKHQGLRNQLAIVLKAKGITDENVLNAIRKIPRHLFMDSSFESHAYQDKAFPIAAEQTISQPYTVAFQSQVLEIKKGDKVLEIGTGSGYQTAVLLELKAEVYSIERQHELFKKTSLFLPKLGYKPKKFIFGDGYKGLPEQAPFDKIIVTAGAPFVPKPLLAQLKIGGMLLIPVGDSTQIMTLFTRKSAKEFHKKELGNFAFVPMLEEKN; from the coding sequence TTGAAAAACACTGCAAAACATCAAGGACTTCGTAATCAGTTAGCTATTGTTTTAAAAGCAAAAGGGATAACAGATGAAAATGTATTAAATGCTATTCGTAAAATTCCACGCCATTTATTTATGGATTCTAGTTTTGAGTCTCATGCCTATCAAGATAAAGCTTTTCCTATTGCCGCAGAACAGACAATTTCACAACCTTATACGGTTGCTTTTCAGTCTCAAGTATTAGAAATTAAAAAGGGTGATAAAGTTTTAGAAATCGGCACAGGCTCTGGATACCAAACAGCTGTGCTACTAGAATTAAAAGCGGAAGTATATTCTATAGAAAGACAGCATGAATTATTTAAAAAGACCTCACTTTTCTTACCAAAATTAGGTTATAAACCTAAGAAGTTTATTTTTGGTGATGGTTATAAAGGACTGCCAGAACAAGCACCTTTTGATAAAATTATAGTGACTGCTGGAGCACCTTTTGTTCCAAAACCATTATTAGCTCAATTAAAAATAGGAGGGATGTTGTTAATTCCTGTTGGAGATTCAACTCAAATTATGACTTTATTTACTAGGAAATCTGCCAAAGAATTTCATAAAAAAGAATTGGGTAATTTTGCCTTTGTACCCATGTTAGAAGAAAAGAATTAA
- a CDS encoding DUF2147 domain-containing protein, translated as MMKKIFLLFVIVSMSVSINAQTIFGKWHSKNDTTGEVDSVIEVYEKEGKAFAKIIEIKNPDRKTAVCDLCEGKNKNAPILGLNILTGLEKDDNEWSGGEILDPRNGKIYKCYIELVKPNKLKLRGYIGVALFGKTAYWERAE; from the coding sequence ATGATGAAAAAAATATTTTTACTGTTCGTAATTGTATCCATGTCCGTTTCTATAAATGCGCAAACTATTTTTGGAAAATGGCATTCTAAAAATGATACTACCGGAGAAGTTGATTCTGTCATTGAAGTTTACGAAAAAGAAGGTAAAGCATTTGCTAAAATTATAGAAATAAAAAATCCTGATAGAAAAACGGCAGTTTGTGATCTTTGTGAAGGAAAAAACAAAAATGCACCAATTTTAGGGCTAAACATTTTAACGGGTTTAGAAAAAGATGATAACGAATGGTCTGGAGGTGAAATTTTAGATCCTAGAAACGGAAAAATATATAAATGTTATATAGAATTGGTAAAACCTAACAAATTAAAATTGAGAGGTTATATCGGTGTAGCTTTATTCGGAAAAACGGCATACTGGGAAAGAGCTGAGTAA
- a CDS encoding KdsC family phosphatase, protein MKISYKQLLPKINTFIFDVDGVLTNGMLTIMPDGELVRHMNVKDGYAIKTALNRGFRICIISGGTNKAVKSRLTALGIHDIYLGAHDKIKQYSELVDKYDLKPENVIYMGDDIPDSLVMQKVSLPCCPNDAVPEIQKISKYISDKKGGEGCVRDIIEQVLRVQDKWENYYEAEV, encoded by the coding sequence ATGAAAATTAGCTATAAGCAACTTTTACCTAAAATTAATACATTTATTTTTGATGTTGATGGTGTTTTAACCAACGGCATGTTAACCATTATGCCAGATGGCGAATTGGTTAGACACATGAATGTAAAAGATGGTTATGCCATAAAAACGGCCTTAAATAGAGGATTTAGAATTTGTATTATTTCTGGCGGAACTAACAAAGCGGTAAAGAGTAGGTTAACTGCTTTAGGCATTCATGATATTTATTTGGGTGCACATGACAAGATTAAACAATATAGCGAGTTGGTCGATAAATACGATTTAAAACCAGAAAATGTAATCTATATGGGTGATGATATTCCTGATTCCCTAGTAATGCAAAAAGTTAGTTTGCCTTGTTGTCCAAATGATGCCGTTCCAGAAATTCAGAAAATTTCAAAATATATTTCTGATAAAAAGGGCGGCGAAGGCTGTGTTAGAGATATTATTGAGCAAGTATTAAGAGTTCAAGACAAATGGGAAAATTATTATGAAGCCGAAGTTTAA
- a CDS encoding Rossmann-like and DUF2520 domain-containing protein — translation MISIVIVGKGNVATHLYHAFFKVDAFIVTQINSRTLENIPKADITIIAVSDDVIAEVSSKIKNDFVVHTSGSVAMNSLKNKQRKGVFYMLQTFSKDKIVDFSKVPFCLEAENKQDYQLLEKLANSIGKKIYSINSMQRKKLHVAAVFVNNFTNHLYKIGNDICKKNNISFDILKPLIQETALKIEQLSPEKAQTGPAIRNDKRTIKNHLNLLDKNQQKIYKILTKSIQNEN, via the coding sequence ATGATATCCATAGTAATTGTAGGTAAAGGAAATGTAGCCACTCATTTATACCATGCCTTTTTTAAGGTTGATGCGTTTATAGTTACTCAAATAAACTCTAGAACTTTAGAGAATATTCCTAAAGCAGACATTACTATTATTGCAGTTTCTGATGATGTTATTGCGGAAGTTTCATCTAAAATAAAAAATGACTTTGTGGTGCATACTTCAGGAAGTGTTGCCATGAATAGTTTGAAAAACAAGCAAAGAAAAGGTGTTTTTTATATGTTACAAACCTTTTCTAAAGACAAAATAGTAGATTTTTCTAAGGTTCCTTTTTGTTTAGAAGCTGAAAATAAACAAGATTATCAGCTACTGGAAAAACTAGCGAATTCTATTGGAAAAAAAATATACTCAATCAATTCAATGCAGCGAAAAAAACTGCATGTTGCTGCTGTTTTTGTGAATAATTTTACAAATCATCTTTATAAAATAGGAAATGATATTTGTAAAAAAAACAATATTTCTTTTGATATCTTAAAACCTTTAATTCAGGAAACTGCTTTAAAAATAGAGCAATTATCACCAGAAAAAGCACAAACTGGTCCGGCAATTAGAAATGATAAAAGAACAATAAAAAATCATTTAAATTTGTTGGATAAAAATCAACAGAAAATTTATAAAATCTTAACAAAATCTATCCAAAATGAAAATTAG